A stretch of the Streptococcus oralis genome encodes the following:
- the der gene encoding ribosome biogenesis GTPase Der, which yields MALPTIAIVGRPNVGKSTLFNRIAGERISIVEDVEGVTRDRIYATGEWLNRSFSMIDTGGIDDVDAPFMEQIKHQAEIAMEEADVIVFVVSGKEGITDADEYVARKLYKTHKPVILAVNKVDNPEMRNDIFDFYALGLGEPLPISSVHGIGTGDVLDAIVENLPHEVEEENPDVIKFSLIGRPNVGKSSLINAILGEDRVIASPVAGTTRDAIDTHFTDADGQEFIMIDTAGMRKSGKVYENTEKYSVMRAMRAIDRSDVVLMVLNAEEGIREYDKRIAGFAHEAGKGMIIVVNKWDTLEKDNHTMKKWEEDIREQFQYLPYAPIVFVSALTKQRLHKLPEMIKQISESQNTRIPSAVLNDVIMDAIAINPTPTDKGKRLKIFYATQVATKPPTFVIFVNEEELMHFSYLRFLENQIRKAFVFEGTPIHLIARKRK from the coding sequence ATGGCCTTACCAACTATTGCCATTGTGGGACGTCCCAATGTTGGGAAATCAACCCTATTTAATCGGATCGCTGGTGAGCGGATCTCCATCGTAGAAGATGTCGAGGGCGTGACACGTGACCGTATCTATGCAACGGGTGAGTGGCTCAATCGTTCTTTTAGTATGATTGATACTGGAGGGATTGACGATGTCGATGCTCCCTTCATGGAACAAATCAAGCACCAGGCAGAAATCGCTATGGAAGAAGCGGATGTTATCGTTTTTGTGGTGTCTGGAAAAGAAGGAATCACAGATGCAGATGAGTACGTAGCTCGCAAACTCTATAAAACCCATAAACCTGTTATCCTTGCCGTTAACAAGGTTGACAACCCAGAAATGCGAAATGATATCTTTGATTTCTATGCGCTAGGATTGGGTGAACCGTTGCCAATTTCGTCTGTCCACGGTATCGGTACGGGTGATGTGCTGGATGCCATTGTGGAAAATCTACCACACGAAGTTGAAGAAGAAAATCCAGATGTCATTAAATTTAGCTTGATTGGCCGTCCTAATGTTGGAAAATCAAGCTTGATCAACGCTATTTTGGGAGAAGACCGCGTGATTGCTAGCCCTGTTGCTGGAACGACTCGCGATGCCATTGATACCCATTTTACAGATGCTGATGGACAAGAGTTCATCATGATTGATACAGCTGGTATGCGTAAGTCTGGTAAAGTCTATGAAAATACGGAGAAATATTCTGTCATGCGTGCCATGCGTGCCATTGATCGTTCTGACGTGGTCTTGATGGTCCTTAATGCCGAAGAAGGTATCCGTGAGTACGACAAGCGTATTGCAGGTTTTGCCCACGAAGCCGGTAAAGGGATGATCATCGTGGTCAATAAGTGGGATACCCTTGAGAAAGATAACCACACCATGAAAAAATGGGAAGAAGATATCCGTGAGCAGTTCCAATATCTGCCTTATGCACCGATTGTCTTTGTATCCGCTCTCACCAAGCAACGTCTCCATAAACTGCCTGAGATGATCAAGCAAATTAGCGAGAGTCAAAACACACGGATTCCATCAGCTGTCTTGAATGATGTCATTATGGATGCCATTGCTATCAATCCAACACCGACAGACAAAGGAAAACGCCTCAAGATTTTCTACGCTACCCAAGTGGCAACCAAGCCACCAACCTTTGTCATTTTTGTCAACGAAGAAGAACTCATGCATTTCTCTTACTTGCGTTTCTTGGAAAATCAAATCCGCAAGGCCTTCGTCTTTGAAGGAACCCCGATTCACTTGATTGCAAGAAAACGCAAGTAA
- a CDS encoding MarR family winged helix-turn-helix transcriptional regulator yields the protein MTYLEKWFDYNRRQKEMEALLEETIAQQSEQRLTLKEFYLLYYLDLADEKSLRQIDLPDKLHLSPSAVSRMVARLEEKNCGLLSRRCCDQDRRASFICLTDEGQTTLAYLQKAVEERLETSLDFIS from the coding sequence ATGACCTATTTAGAAAAGTGGTTTGACTACAACCGCCGTCAAAAGGAAATGGAAGCCTTGTTGGAAGAAACTATTGCCCAGCAGAGTGAACAAAGGTTGACCTTGAAAGAGTTTTACCTACTCTACTATCTGGACCTAGCTGATGAAAAATCTTTACGGCAGATTGATTTACCTGATAAACTCCATCTCAGTCCAAGCGCAGTTTCTCGAATGGTGGCTCGCCTGGAAGAGAAAAACTGTGGTTTGCTTAGTCGCCGGTGTTGCGATCAGGATAGACGGGCTAGTTTTATCTGCCTGACTGACGAGGGACAGACAACTCTAGCTTACCTGCAAAAGGCTGTCGAGGAAAGACTGGAGACGAGTCTTGATTTCATTTCATAA
- a CDS encoding DUF4649 family protein, with amino-acid sequence MIEITYLDASKQERTMTFESYQDFERSQHACLIGVADYYTVQKLTYNGHDLDYHGTYGDVFFYLMKQDLSQYN; translated from the coding sequence ATGATCGAAATTACTTATCTAGACGCCAGCAAGCAAGAGAGAACCATGACTTTCGAGTCTTACCAAGACTTTGAACGTTCTCAACATGCCTGCCTCATCGGCGTTGCTGATTACTATACTGTCCAAAAATTAACCTACAATGGTCATGATTTGGACTACCATGGGACTTATGGAGATGTCTTCTTCTATCTCATGAAACAAGATTTAAGCCAATATAACTAA
- a CDS encoding LrgB family protein, producing the protein MSEFVSNPLFGIALSILAYLVGMLIYRRFPHPLTTPLLLSAIFIIIFLKATGISYQDYYQGGVYLNNLIVPSTVALGIPLYKSFHLMKHHARSILFGSLLAVVVNTSFTAIVAKIFGMDFFLAISLFPKSVTTAMAVGITEKLQGLTTVTLVVVVATGILTSVIGPTLLKWLKIDDPVAVGLSLGGTGHAVGTGTAFRYGSVAGAMGGLAIGVTGILYVFVSPIVASLILS; encoded by the coding sequence ATGAGCGAATTTGTATCCAATCCCCTGTTTGGGATTGCATTATCTATCCTAGCTTATCTAGTGGGAATGCTGATTTACAGACGTTTTCCCCATCCATTGACAACGCCCCTGCTTTTGTCAGCTATTTTTATCATTATTTTCCTTAAGGCGACGGGTATTTCTTATCAAGATTATTACCAAGGTGGTGTTTATCTGAACAACTTGATTGTTCCATCGACCGTGGCTCTAGGGATTCCGCTTTATAAGAGTTTTCATTTGATGAAGCACCATGCTCGCAGTATTCTCTTTGGTAGTCTGCTAGCAGTAGTTGTCAATACTAGCTTCACTGCCATAGTAGCGAAAATATTTGGTATGGACTTTTTCCTAGCCATTTCTCTCTTTCCTAAGTCAGTGACAACCGCCATGGCAGTGGGAATCACAGAAAAATTGCAGGGTTTGACGACTGTGACCTTGGTCGTCGTAGTGGCCACTGGGATTTTGACCAGTGTGATTGGACCAACCCTTTTGAAGTGGTTGAAAATTGATGATCCGGTAGCAGTCGGGCTTTCCCTTGGAGGAACAGGCCACGCTGTCGGAACGGGAACAGCCTTTCGATACGGCTCGGTAGCAGGAGCCATGGGTGGCTTGGCTATCGGAGTCACCGGCATTCTCTACGTATTTGTTAGTCCCATCGTAGCTAGCTTGATCTTGAGTTAA
- the queE gene encoding 7-carboxy-7-deazaguanine synthase QueE — protein MTRERVLKLPVLEIFGPTFQGEGRAIGQKTMFVRTAGCDYHCDWCDSAFTWDGSEKPTRMTADEVIAALDKLGSYDYVTLSGGNPAILAANMAQLVTKLKERGVTLAVETQGSRWQNWLKDIDQVTLSPKPPSSKMEVNFETLDFIVSQLDPDKVTFKIPVFDDADLAFAKGIQERYQPDVLFLSAGNPEPKVTGNIVQDQLDRLKELWERVAADDSWGNVRVLPQLHTLLYDNQRGV, from the coding sequence ATGACTAGGGAACGTGTCCTCAAACTACCAGTTCTGGAAATTTTTGGCCCAACCTTTCAAGGTGAAGGCCGTGCTATTGGGCAGAAAACCATGTTTGTCCGCACTGCTGGTTGCGACTACCATTGCGACTGGTGCGACTCTGCCTTTACTTGGGATGGTTCTGAAAAGCCAACTCGCATGACCGCTGATGAAGTCATTGCTGCCTTAGATAAGCTAGGAAGCTACGACTACGTTACCCTGTCTGGGGGAAATCCTGCTATCCTAGCAGCCAACATGGCTCAACTCGTCACCAAGCTCAAGGAACGTGGTGTCACTCTGGCAGTTGAGACCCAAGGCTCCCGCTGGCAAAATTGGTTAAAAGATATCGATCAGGTCACTCTGAGTCCCAAGCCTCCTTCATCCAAGATGGAAGTCAACTTCGAGACCTTGGACTTTATCGTTTCCCAACTAGATCCAGACAAGGTCACCTTTAAAATCCCTGTCTTTGACGATGCCGATTTGGCCTTTGCTAAAGGGATTCAAGAACGCTACCAACCAGATGTCCTCTTCTTATCAGCAGGAAATCCTGAGCCCAAGGTTACAGGCAATATTGTCCAAGATCAACTGGACCGCCTCAAAGAACTCTGGGAACGCGTCGCTGCTGACGATAGCTGGGGCAATGTCCGCGTCCTTCCTCAACTCCATACCCTCCTCTACGACAACCAACGTGGTGTTTAA
- the nrdR gene encoding transcriptional regulator NrdR yields MRCPKCGATKSSVVDSRQAEEGNTIRRRRECDECQHRFTTYERVEERTLVVVKKDGTREQFSRDKIFNGIIRSAQKRPVSSDEIGMVVNRIEQKLRSRSENEIQSEYIGSLVMEELAELDEITYVRFASVYRSFKDVSELESLLQQITQSSKKKKEK; encoded by the coding sequence ATGCGTTGTCCAAAATGTGGGGCTACCAAGTCTAGTGTTGTTGATAGTCGACAAGCTGAAGAAGGAAATACCATCCGCCGAAGACGTGAGTGCGACGAGTGCCAGCATCGTTTTACAACCTATGAACGAGTAGAAGAAAGAACGCTGGTCGTTGTCAAAAAAGACGGTACACGAGAGCAGTTTTCGAGAGATAAAATCTTTAATGGGATTATCCGCTCAGCCCAGAAACGCCCTGTTTCAAGTGATGAAATCGGCATGGTGGTCAATCGCATCGAGCAAAAACTCCGTAGTCGCAGTGAGAATGAGATCCAAAGCGAATACATTGGGTCCTTAGTCATGGAAGAATTGGCAGAGCTTGATGAGATTACCTATGTTCGTTTTGCCAGTGTTTACCGTAGCTTTAAGGATGTGAGTGAGTTGGAGAGCCTGCTCCAGCAGATCACCCAGTCCTCTAAAAAGAAAAAGGAAAAATAG
- the queD gene encoding 6-carboxytetrahydropterin synthase QueD, producing MFFAPKEIKQETGESLVYNPHRTLVSKEFTFDAAHHLFHYEGKCKSLHGHTYHLQIAVSGFLDDRGMTYDFGGIKAIYKDYLEPHLDHRYLNETLPYMNTTAENMVYWIFQTMSQELPDERGLRMEYVRLYETPTAFAEFRREWLDD from the coding sequence ATGTTTTTTGCACCCAAAGAAATCAAACAGGAAACTGGGGAGTCTCTTGTCTACAATCCTCACAGAACCTTGGTATCAAAAGAGTTTACTTTCGACGCTGCCCACCACCTCTTTCACTATGAAGGAAAATGCAAGTCCTTGCACGGACATACCTATCATCTGCAAATTGCTGTCAGTGGATTTTTAGATGACCGTGGCATGACCTACGATTTTGGAGGCATCAAAGCTATCTACAAGGACTACTTGGAGCCCCATTTGGATCATCGCTATCTCAATGAAACCCTGCCTTATATGAACACGACTGCTGAAAACATGGTTTACTGGATTTTCCAAACCATGAGTCAAGAGTTGCCCGACGAACGCGGTCTCCGTATGGAATACGTTCGCCTCTATGAGACTCCGACTGCCTTTGCGGAGTTTAGACGGGAGTGGTTAGATGACTAG
- the dnaI gene encoding primosomal protein DnaI, translating to MESVGDVIKRQTSRFQYQDLVQQIMKDPDVAAFIQKESLSPEELNRSISKFNQYITERDKFLRGDADYIARGYKPILVMNHGYADVSYEETPELIAAEKEAAIKNRLKLINLPASLKKAKLAQIDLDDLGRLPIFERLYSFVDLYPSIRKGLYLYGDFGVGKSFMMAALAHDLSEKRGASTTILHYPSFVIDVKNAIGEGSVKTLVDDIKLAEVLVLDDIGAEQSTPWVRDEILQVILQYRMQEDLPTFFTSNFNFQDLEKHFAKGKNGNDETWEARRVMERIRYLAEETRLEGENRR from the coding sequence ATGGAAAGCGTTGGTGATGTAATCAAACGTCAGACAAGTCGTTTTCAGTATCAGGACTTGGTCCAGCAGATCATGAAGGACCCCGATGTAGCGGCTTTTATCCAGAAAGAATCCCTCAGCCCAGAGGAGTTGAATCGTAGCATCTCCAAGTTCAACCAATATATCACAGAACGGGATAAGTTTCTTCGTGGGGATGCGGACTATATAGCGCGTGGCTACAAGCCTATCTTGGTTATGAATCACGGCTATGCGGATGTGTCTTATGAAGAAACACCAGAACTAATCGCAGCAGAAAAAGAGGCTGCAATTAAGAATCGTCTTAAGTTGATCAATCTACCAGCAAGTCTCAAGAAAGCGAAATTGGCTCAGATTGACCTGGATGATCTAGGACGCTTGCCGATTTTTGAGAGACTCTATTCCTTTGTTGACCTTTACCCAAGTATCCGAAAAGGCCTCTATCTTTACGGAGATTTTGGTGTTGGAAAGAGTTTCATGATGGCAGCCTTAGCTCATGACCTATCTGAAAAACGTGGGGCATCAACGACGATTCTCCACTATCCAAGCTTTGTCATTGATGTGAAAAATGCCATTGGTGAAGGATCAGTGAAGACCTTGGTGGATGACATCAAGTTAGCAGAAGTCCTGGTCTTGGATGATATTGGTGCAGAGCAGTCGACACCTTGGGTGCGTGATGAGATTCTTCAAGTCATTCTTCAGTACCGCATGCAGGAAGATTTGCCGACCTTCTTTACTTCCAACTTTAATTTCCAAGATTTGGAAAAACATTTTGCCAAAGGAAAGAATGGAAATGACGAGACTTGGGAAGCTAGACGGGTTATGGAGCGAATCCGTTATTTGGCTGAGGAAACGAGACTAGAAGGAGAAAATCGCCGATGA
- the trxA gene encoding thioredoxin yields the protein MAKAITDATFEQETKDGLVLVDFWATWCGPCRMQGPILDKLSEELSEDVLKIVKMDVDENPNTARAFGIMSIPTLLFKKDGQVVKQVAGVHTAEQIKAIVAELS from the coding sequence ATGGCAAAAGCAATTACAGATGCAACATTCGAACAAGAAACAAAAGACGGTTTGGTCTTGGTAGACTTCTGGGCAACTTGGTGTGGTCCATGTCGTATGCAAGGTCCAATCTTGGATAAATTGTCTGAAGAACTTTCAGAAGATGTCTTGAAAATCGTTAAAATGGACGTTGATGAAAATCCAAACACAGCTCGTGCCTTTGGAATCATGTCTATCCCAACCCTTCTCTTCAAAAAAGACGGCCAAGTGGTGAAACAAGTTGCTGGAGTACACACAGCAGAACAAATCAAGGCCATCGTTGCTGAATTGAGCTAA
- the queF gene encoding preQ(1) synthase, translating into MSQQEEMKNLSLLGNKETNYIFDYQPEVLESFDNRHVENDYFIKFNCPEFTSLCPITAQPDFATIYISYIPDKLCVESKSLKLYLFSYRNHGDFHENCINTIGKDLVNLLDPRYLEVWGKFTPRGGISIDPYYNYGRPGTKYEGLAEQRLFQHDLYPEKIDNR; encoded by the coding sequence ATGTCACAACAAGAAGAAATGAAAAACCTTAGCCTCCTCGGCAACAAAGAAACCAACTACATTTTTGACTATCAACCAGAAGTCCTCGAATCTTTTGACAATCGTCATGTGGAAAATGACTATTTCATCAAATTCAACTGTCCTGAATTTACCTCGCTGTGCCCTATCACTGCTCAACCAGACTTTGCGACCATTTATATTTCCTACATTCCTGACAAGCTCTGTGTCGAGTCAAAATCCCTCAAACTCTACCTCTTTAGCTATCGAAACCATGGGGATTTTCACGAAAACTGTATCAACACTATCGGGAAAGATTTGGTCAATCTACTAGACCCTCGCTATTTGGAGGTATGGGGAAAATTCACTCCACGCGGTGGCATCTCAATCGACCCTTACTACAACTACGGTAGACCTGGAACTAAGTATGAAGGCTTAGCAGAACAACGCCTCTTCCAACACGACCTTTATCCAGAGAAAATTGACAACCGCTAA
- the queC gene encoding 7-cyano-7-deazaguanine synthase QueC, producing MKRQSALVVFSGGQDSTTCLFWAKEHYETVEAVTFAYGQRHHLEIQVAEEIAKEQGIRHHILDMSLLGQITENALTSNLEIEQKEGEVPNTFVDGRNHLFLSFAAVLAKQRGIKDIVTGVCETDFSGYPDCRDVFVKSLNVTLNLAMDYDFVIQTPLMWLDKAETWELADQLGAFDYVREKTLTCYNGIIGSGCGDCPACHLRQHGLDVYLSQKGEG from the coding sequence ATGAAACGTCAATCAGCCTTGGTCGTCTTTAGTGGCGGTCAAGATTCCACAACCTGCCTCTTTTGGGCTAAAGAACACTATGAAACAGTCGAAGCTGTCACCTTTGCCTATGGCCAACGCCATCATCTCGAAATTCAAGTTGCTGAAGAAATCGCTAAGGAACAGGGTATTCGTCATCACATCCTCGATATGTCTCTGCTGGGGCAAATCACTGAAAATGCCTTAACCTCTAATTTGGAGATTGAGCAAAAAGAGGGAGAGGTTCCCAATACCTTTGTTGACGGCCGCAACCACCTCTTTCTATCCTTTGCAGCAGTTCTTGCCAAGCAACGTGGGATTAAAGATATCGTGACAGGTGTCTGCGAGACAGACTTCTCAGGCTACCCTGACTGCCGGGATGTCTTTGTCAAATCTCTCAATGTTACTCTCAACCTTGCCATGGATTACGACTTCGTTATCCAAACGCCTCTCATGTGGCTAGACAAGGCTGAAACTTGGGAATTAGCCGACCAACTCGGTGCCTTTGACTATGTTCGCGAAAAGACCTTGACCTGCTACAATGGGATTATCGGAAGTGGCTGTGGAGATTGCCCAGCCTGCCACCTACGCCAGCATGGTTTAGATGTTTATCTCTCACAGAAAGGAGAGGGCTAA
- a CDS encoding ABC transporter ATP-binding protein, with translation MTLLALENVTKSYGATAALDNISLEISAGKIVGLLGPNGSGKTTLIKLINGLLQPNKGRVFINGQDPSPATKAIVSYLPDTTYLNEEMKVKDALTYFKTFYQDFNLERAQHLLADLGIDENSRLKKLSKGNKEKVQLILVMSREARLYVLDEPIGGVDPAARDYILNTIINNYSPTSTVLISTHLISDIEPILDEIIFLKDGKVVRQGNVDDIRYESGESIDQLFRQEFKA, from the coding sequence ATGACACTACTAGCACTTGAAAATGTAACAAAATCATATGGAGCAACTGCAGCACTTGACAATATCTCACTAGAGATCTCAGCCGGAAAGATTGTCGGGCTCCTTGGACCAAACGGATCCGGAAAAACAACCTTGATCAAACTGATCAATGGTCTCCTTCAACCAAATAAAGGACGTGTCTTCATTAACGGACAGGATCCAAGTCCTGCCACCAAGGCAATCGTCTCCTACCTACCAGATACAACCTACCTCAATGAAGAGATGAAAGTTAAGGATGCTCTAACCTATTTTAAAACCTTCTATCAGGATTTCAATCTCGAAAGAGCCCAACACCTTTTAGCCGATCTCGGTATTGATGAAAACAGTCGCCTCAAGAAACTATCAAAAGGAAACAAGGAAAAGGTCCAACTCATCTTGGTTATGAGCCGTGAAGCCCGCCTCTACGTTCTGGACGAACCAATCGGAGGCGTGGATCCAGCTGCCCGTGATTATATCCTCAATACCATCATCAATAACTACTCACCAACTTCTACGGTGCTGATTTCAACCCACTTGATTTCAGATATTGAGCCAATCTTGGATGAGATCATCTTCCTCAAAGACGGGAAAGTCGTCCGCCAAGGAAATGTTGATGATATTCGTTACGAGTCAGGTGAATCAATTGACCAGCTCTTCCGCCAGGAATTTAAAGCCTAA
- a CDS encoding GntR family transcriptional regulator has product MSWSFDNTKPIYLQIMEKIKLQIVSHELEPNQQLPTVRDLASEAGVNPNTIQRALSDLEREGFVYSKRTTGRFVTEDLDLILQSRKQLSEEQLQQFVSCMLRFGYKKEELPNVLSDYIKGV; this is encoded by the coding sequence ATGTCCTGGTCATTTGATAATACAAAACCGATTTATTTACAGATTATGGAAAAAATCAAATTACAGATTGTTTCTCATGAACTGGAACCCAACCAACAGCTCCCTACCGTGAGAGATTTGGCGAGCGAAGCTGGGGTCAATCCTAATACCATTCAGCGCGCCTTGTCTGACCTCGAACGTGAAGGATTTGTATACAGTAAGCGGACAACTGGTCGTTTTGTCACCGAGGATTTGGACCTCATCCTTCAGTCCCGCAAACAACTTTCCGAGGAGCAACTGCAACAATTCGTCTCTTGCATGCTCCGATTTGGCTACAAAAAAGAAGAACTGCCAAATGTATTAAGCGACTATATTAAAGGAGTTTAA
- a CDS encoding CidA/LrgA family protein, producing MKLYVQLMILFVISLIGEGISSFFHLPIPGSIIGLIILFLALQFKWLRTRHVNMVGNFLLANMTILFLPPAVGIMEKFDVIAPYLLPIVLIVFFAAVINIILIALVVQFIKRRFEGDYEKGDAK from the coding sequence ATGAAATTATATGTTCAATTAATGATTCTCTTTGTGATTTCTCTTATCGGAGAGGGAATCTCCAGTTTCTTTCATCTGCCCATCCCAGGCAGTATTATCGGTTTGATTATTCTCTTTCTAGCCTTACAGTTCAAGTGGCTAAGGACCAGACATGTCAATATGGTCGGGAATTTCTTGCTGGCCAATATGACCATTCTCTTTTTGCCACCAGCAGTGGGTATCATGGAAAAGTTTGATGTGATTGCTCCTTATCTTTTGCCTATCGTCTTGATTGTCTTTTTTGCGGCTGTCATCAACATTATTCTTATTGCCCTAGTGGTTCAGTTTATCAAGAGACGATTTGAGGGAGATTATGAGAAAGGAGATGCTAAATGA
- a CDS encoding DnaD domain protein, with product MKPNDRFSFLKNNRVSQDTSSLVQCYLPIIGQEALSLYLYAITFWDGGQKEHLFSNILNHLNFGMPTLLQSFKVLSALDLLTLYQRGETYELQLHSPLSSQDFLSHSVYSRLLEKKIGDTAVASMKQAPSEGEALSVSLSQVFPTLTEEVTPSESKSKLKNDFDLEHFQRLMARDGLRFENEQADVLELFAIADEKKWTWFETYQLAKATAVAQVISVKRMREKIAQKPASSDFSSKEMTIIREAKNKTPLQFLAEIKQTRKGNITQSERELLHQMASLGLLDEVINIILLLTFNKVDSANVNEKYAMKVANDYAYQKIRTAEEAVLRVRERQQKGQEDQKSKTSSTKSNVPKWSNPEYKNQTSEETRLELERKKQEMLARLEEGGD from the coding sequence ATGAAACCAAATGACCGTTTTTCTTTTCTAAAGAATAATCGGGTGTCGCAAGATACCTCTTCTCTGGTGCAGTGCTACCTCCCGATTATCGGTCAGGAGGCGCTGAGCCTCTATCTATATGCCATTACCTTTTGGGATGGTGGACAAAAGGAACACCTCTTTTCCAATATTCTCAACCACTTAAACTTTGGTATGCCGACCTTGCTCCAATCCTTCAAAGTCTTATCTGCCTTAGATCTGTTGACCCTTTATCAAAGGGGAGAAACTTATGAATTACAGCTTCATTCTCCCCTCTCCAGTCAGGATTTTTTAAGTCATTCTGTCTATAGCAGATTATTAGAGAAAAAGATTGGGGATACTGCAGTCGCTTCCATGAAGCAGGCTCCAAGTGAGGGAGAAGCACTCTCTGTTTCTTTGAGCCAAGTCTTTCCAACCCTGACTGAAGAAGTGACACCAAGTGAGTCTAAAAGCAAGTTAAAAAATGATTTTGACTTGGAACATTTCCAGCGCCTGATGGCTCGAGATGGCTTGCGTTTTGAAAATGAGCAGGCAGATGTTTTGGAATTGTTTGCCATCGCAGACGAAAAAAAATGGACCTGGTTTGAAACCTATCAATTAGCTAAGGCGACAGCGGTGGCTCAGGTTATTTCAGTCAAACGCATGCGTGAAAAGATAGCACAAAAACCAGCATCTTCTGACTTTAGCTCCAAAGAAATGACCATTATCAGGGAAGCCAAAAATAAAACTCCCCTACAATTTTTAGCGGAAATCAAGCAAACGCGCAAGGGGAACATCACCCAAAGTGAAAGAGAACTCCTTCACCAGATGGCGTCTTTAGGCTTGTTGGATGAAGTCATCAATATCATCTTGCTTCTAACCTTTAACAAGGTTGATTCGGCAAATGTCAATGAAAAATATGCCATGAAGGTCGCAAATGACTATGCTTATCAAAAAATTCGAACAGCAGAAGAAGCTGTGCTTCGGGTTCGAGAACGTCAGCAAAAAGGCCAAGAAGACCAAAAATCGAAAACGAGCTCGACTAAGAGCAATGTTCCCAAGTGGAGTAATCCAGAATATAAAAATCAAACCAGTGAGGAAACTCGTCTGGAACTAGAACGCAAAAAACAAGAAATGTTAGCCCGATTAGAAGAAGGAGGAGACTAG
- a CDS encoding NADPH-dependent oxidoreductase, which produces MTETIKLMKAHTSVRRFKEEEIPQADLEEILTAGQMASSWKNFQSYSVILVRSQEKKNALYELVPQEAIRQSAAFLLFVGDLNRAEKGASLHTETFQPQGVEGLLITSVDAALAGQNTLLAAESLGYGGMIIGLVRYKSEEVAALFNLPDYTYPVFGIALGVPDQQHDVKPRLPLNQVVFEEEYQEQPVAAILDYDQVQADYAGARATTSWSQRLAEQFGQAEPSSTRKNLEQKKLL; this is translated from the coding sequence ATGACAGAAACCATTAAACTGATGAAAGCTCATACTTCAGTTCGTCGCTTTAAGGAGGAAGAAATTCCTCAAGCAGACTTGGAAGAGATTTTGACTGCTGGGCAAATGGCGTCATCTTGGAAAAATTTCCAATCCTACTCTGTGATTCTTGTGCGCAGTCAAGAGAAGAAAAATGCCTTATATGAACTGGTTCCTCAGGAAGCCATTCGTCAGTCAGCTGCCTTTTTGCTTTTTGTCGGTGACTTGAACCGAGCTGAAAAGGGAGCAAGTCTTCATACAGAAACTTTCCAACCTCAAGGAGTGGAAGGTCTCCTCATCACGTCTGTGGACGCTGCACTTGCTGGGCAAAATACCTTGCTTGCGGCTGAGAGTCTGGGATATGGTGGTATGATTATCGGTTTGGTCCGTTACAAGTCGGAAGAAGTGGCAGCGCTCTTTAACCTGCCTGACTATACCTACCCTGTTTTTGGGATTGCCCTTGGCGTGCCAGATCAACAACACGATGTCAAACCAAGACTGCCTTTGAACCAAGTGGTTTTTGAAGAAGAATACCAAGAACAGCCAGTAGCGGCGATTTTGGACTATGATCAAGTTCAGGCAGACTATGCTGGTGCGCGTGCGACGACCTCTTGGAGTCAACGTTTGGCTGAGCAGTTTGGTCAAGCCGAACCTAGTTCAACTCGGAAGAATCTAGAACAGAAAAAGTTATTGTAG